In a single window of the Cydia amplana chromosome 4, ilCydAmpl1.1, whole genome shotgun sequence genome:
- the LOC134647532 gene encoding uncharacterized protein LOC134647532, whose protein sequence is MRTTPTAALEALLGLPPLHLFIQQEALAAAVRLKKSNLWRPPRVPHTEILYEAIGREPLIEAVTDRIPEQFVFDKKYKIQLHEEPHEGLNPRELRIFTDGSKTRSGTGAGVFSEDLNIHISTPLGAHNTVFQAECMGIIMAAHAIVSREVMDYPIRILSDSRSVLQALQSYTLTSGLIYECHKALSEVCTTNGVTLQWIKGHSNSRGNDAADILARGGSELKVAGPEPIIPLPFAWLRNMLRHNTKV, encoded by the exons ATGAGGACAACACCAACCGCGGCCCTGGAAGCCTTACTGGGCCTGCCGCCGCTGCACCTCTTTATACAACAGGAAGCGCTAGCTGCGGCGGTACGtcttaaaaaatctaatctcTGGAGACCGCCTAGGGTGCCACACACCGAAATCCTCTACGAGGCCATAGGTAGGGAACCGCTCATAGAAGCGGTGACTGACAGGATACCCGAGCAGTTCGTCTTCGacaagaaatacaaaatacaattacatgAAGAACCCCATGAAGGACTCAACCCAAGGGAGCTGAGAATCTTCACGGACGGATCAAAGACAAGGTCAGGCACTGGCGCTGGGGTTTTCTCAGAGGACCTAAACATACACATCTCAACACCACTTGGTGCCCATAACACAGTCTTCCAGGCGGAATGTATGGGCATCATAATGGCAGCACACGCAATCGTCTCAAGGGAAGTAATGGACTACCCCATCCGCATACTCTCTGATAGTCGATCAGTACTGCAAGCTCTACAAAGTTATACTCTCACTTCAGGGCTAATTTACGAATGCCACAAAGCTCTGTCAGAGGTATGTACCACCAATGGCGTAACTCTGCAGTGGATCAAAGGACACAGCAACTCACGAGGTAACGATGCAGCCGACATCCTGGCGAGAGGTGGCTCGGAACTGAAGGTGGCAGGACCTGAGCCAATTATACCTCTGCCATTTGCCTGGCTCCGGAACATGCTGCGACATAACACCAAG GTGTAA